In one Erythrobacteraceae bacterium WH01K genomic region, the following are encoded:
- the lon gene encoding endopeptidase La, translated as MTQLYPLLPLRDIVVFPGMVVPLFVGRDKSVAALEEAMEGDKDIFLLAQLDPGCEDPAQDDLYDTGVVAQVLQMLKLPDGTVRVMVEGQFRARSRALRAEGAMVVAEVEPIDEIRAEGTEITAMMRSVTEQFGDYARLNKKLGEGADEDLSDIEDAGDLADAIAAQISAKVSDKQALLSEAHPRKRLEMVMSHMEGELSVLQVEKKIRGRVKRQMEKTQREYYLNEQMKAIQSELGGDGEDGDEMAELARTIEETELSKEARAKADSEFKKLKAMQPMSAEATVIRNYLDVLLGLPWGKKSKLKKDIGEAQEVLDADHFALEKVKDRIVEYLAVQARTNTLKGPILCLVGPPGVGKTSLGKSIARATGREFVRQSLGGVRDEAEIRGHRRTYIGSLPGKIVTNLKKAGTSNPLFLLDEIDKLGQDFRGDPASALLEVLDPEQNSKFQDHYLELDIDLSDVMFVCTANSLNLPQPLLDRMEIIRLEGYTEDEKVEIATRHLLEKQVEQHGLKPEEFTLTEPALRDLIRYYTREAGVRTLEREIAKLARKSLRKILEGDVQSVTVTPENLSEFSGVRRFKHGISEEEAQIGAVTGLAWTEVGGELLTIESVTTPGKGEVKTTGKLGEVMNESVAAAFSFVKARAPAYGIKPSIFQRKNVHIHLPEGAVPKDGPSAGIGMVTSIVSTLTGVAVRPDVAMTGEVTLRGRVLPIGGLKEKLLAALRGGIKTVLIPEDNVKDLVEIPDNVTDGLEIVPVSHVDEVLERALVALPAPIEWTEADDLASQPAPANPAGDAPTAH; from the coding sequence ATGACACAGCTTTACCCGCTCCTCCCCCTTCGCGACATCGTGGTTTTTCCCGGCATGGTGGTCCCCCTGTTCGTGGGCCGCGACAAGTCGGTGGCCGCGCTCGAGGAAGCGATGGAGGGCGACAAGGACATATTCCTCCTGGCGCAGCTCGACCCCGGCTGCGAGGATCCGGCACAGGACGACCTGTACGATACGGGCGTCGTCGCCCAGGTCCTGCAGATGCTCAAACTGCCCGACGGGACCGTCAGGGTCATGGTCGAAGGCCAGTTCCGCGCACGCTCTCGCGCGCTGCGCGCCGAAGGCGCGATGGTCGTGGCCGAGGTCGAGCCCATCGACGAAATCCGTGCAGAGGGTACGGAAATCACCGCCATGATGCGCAGCGTCACCGAACAGTTCGGCGATTATGCGCGCCTCAACAAGAAGCTGGGCGAGGGGGCCGATGAGGACCTCTCGGACATCGAGGATGCCGGCGACCTGGCGGATGCGATTGCCGCGCAGATCAGCGCCAAGGTATCCGACAAGCAGGCTCTGCTGAGCGAGGCCCACCCGCGCAAGCGGCTGGAAATGGTCATGAGCCACATGGAGGGCGAACTCTCCGTCCTCCAGGTCGAGAAGAAAATCCGCGGCCGCGTGAAGCGCCAGATGGAGAAGACCCAGCGCGAATATTATCTCAACGAGCAGATGAAGGCGATCCAGAGCGAACTGGGCGGCGACGGGGAAGATGGCGACGAAATGGCCGAACTGGCCAGGACCATCGAGGAGACGGAGCTTTCCAAGGAAGCTCGCGCCAAGGCCGACAGCGAGTTCAAGAAGCTCAAGGCCATGCAGCCGATGAGCGCGGAAGCCACGGTCATTCGCAATTATCTCGACGTTCTGCTGGGCCTGCCATGGGGCAAAAAGAGCAAGCTGAAAAAAGACATCGGCGAAGCGCAGGAGGTGCTGGATGCCGATCACTTCGCGCTGGAGAAGGTGAAGGACCGGATCGTCGAATATCTTGCCGTGCAGGCGCGCACGAACACTCTGAAGGGGCCGATCCTGTGCCTCGTCGGGCCGCCCGGTGTCGGCAAGACCAGCCTTGGCAAGTCGATTGCCCGCGCGACGGGGCGCGAGTTCGTGCGCCAGTCGCTCGGCGGGGTGCGCGACGAAGCGGAAATCCGCGGACATCGCCGGACCTATATCGGCTCGCTTCCCGGCAAGATCGTGACCAATCTGAAGAAGGCCGGAACCTCGAATCCGCTGTTCCTGCTCGACGAGATCGACAAGCTGGGCCAGGATTTCCGCGGCGACCCCGCGTCCGCCTTGCTGGAAGTGCTGGACCCTGAACAGAACTCCAAGTTCCAGGATCACTACCTGGAGCTCGATATCGATCTTAGCGACGTGATGTTCGTCTGCACCGCGAACTCGCTCAACCTCCCGCAGCCGCTGCTCGACCGGATGGAGATCATCCGGCTGGAAGGCTATACCGAGGACGAGAAGGTCGAGATCGCGACCCGGCACCTGCTGGAAAAGCAGGTCGAACAGCACGGGTTGAAGCCGGAGGAGTTCACACTCACTGAACCGGCGCTGCGGGACCTGATCCGCTATTACACTCGCGAAGCCGGCGTTCGCACGCTGGAGCGCGAGATTGCCAAGCTGGCCCGCAAGTCACTGCGCAAAATCCTCGAAGGGGATGTGCAGAGCGTCACCGTCACACCGGAAAACCTGTCCGAATTCTCGGGCGTTCGCCGGTTCAAGCACGGTATAAGCGAGGAAGAGGCGCAGATCGGCGCTGTCACCGGACTGGCCTGGACCGAGGTGGGCGGCGAATTGCTGACCATCGAAAGCGTGACGACACCCGGGAAAGGCGAGGTCAAGACGACCGGCAAGCTGGGCGAGGTGATGAACGAAAGCGTCGCAGCGGCATTCAGCTTCGTGAAGGCGCGCGCACCTGCCTACGGGATCAAGCCGAGCATCTTCCAGCGCAAGAACGTCCATATCCACCTTCCCGAAGGGGCCGTTCCCAAGGATGGGCCGAGTGCGGGCATCGGCATGGTCACGTCCATCGTGTCGACCCTGACCGGCGTCGCCGTGCGTCCCGATGTCGCCATGACCGGGGAAGTCACCCTGCGGGGCCGTGTGCTGCCCATTGGCGGCTTGAAGGAAAAACTCCTCGCGGCGCTTCGCGGTGGAATAAAGACAGTCCTGATCCCGGAAGACAATGTGAAGGACCTCGTCGAAATCCCGGACAACGTGACGGACGGTCTCGAGATTGTCCCGGTTTCCCACGTGGACGAGGTGCTCGAACGTGCCCTGGTGGCGTTGCCGGCGCCGATCGAATGGACGGAGGCGGACGATCTCGCATCGCAACCGGCACCGGCAAACCCTGCAGGCGACGCCCCCACGGCGCATTGA
- a CDS encoding YbaB/EbfC family nucleoid-associated protein: MQSMEEMIAAAQKAAESIQTQMSEAQAKLDSIEVEGVAGGGLVKIRCTAKGRILSVNIDESLMKPDEKQMVEDLVTAAFNDARGKADRVSNEEMQKIQQGVGLPPGMNLPGMG; encoded by the coding sequence ATGCAATCGATGGAAGAAATGATCGCCGCCGCACAGAAGGCTGCGGAATCGATCCAGACGCAGATGAGCGAGGCGCAGGCCAAGCTCGATTCGATCGAGGTCGAAGGCGTTGCCGGCGGCGGGCTGGTGAAAATCCGCTGCACGGCCAAGGGGCGCATCCTCTCCGTAAATATTGACGAGAGCCTGATGAAGCCCGACGAAAAGCAGATGGTCGAGGACCTGGTGACCGCCGCCTTCAACGATGCACGTGGCAAGGCCGACCGTGTGTCGAACGAGGAAATGCAGAAGATCCAGCAGGGAGTCGGCCTGCCGCCGGGAATGAACCTGCCCGGCATGGGATGA
- a CDS encoding HU family DNA-binding protein, with translation MNKNELIGAVADASGLSKNDAASAVEGVFDAITKTLSKGDEVRLVGFGTFSVARRKASTGRNPRTGEPMTIKASNQPKFKAGKGLKDAVN, from the coding sequence ATGAACAAGAACGAACTTATCGGTGCGGTTGCCGACGCCAGCGGCCTTTCCAAGAACGACGCAGCCAGCGCCGTGGAAGGTGTCTTCGATGCGATCACCAAGACGCTTTCGAAGGGCGACGAAGTTCGTCTGGTGGGCTTCGGCACGTTCTCCGTCGCCCGCCGCAAGGCTTCGACGGGCCGTAACCCGCGCACCGGCGAGCCGATGACGATCAAGGCATCGAACCAGCCGAAGTTCAAGGCTGGCAAGGGCCTGAAGGACGCCGTCAACTAA